Below is a window of Pseudomonadota bacterium DNA.
TCACGCCCTCGATCGCGGGATCGAGAACCGGGCAGCGATCGACGTCGACTACCTCGCGGCCGGAGGCGGCGAAGAACCCGAACGGCGCCGCGCCCCGGCGCCTCGGGCCGAGGTGGAGCCTCGCGACGCGACGGTACCCGAGCGGCCGGCCCGCGCGCCGCACCTCGCACGCGTCGCGGCCAACGGCCCGACCGAGGAAGCGCGCCTTGGCCTCGACCTGCGCCGCCTCGTCGACGTGCAGCCAGGCGCAGCCGCCGCAACGGCCGTGGAGCGGGCAGCAGGGCGGTCGGCGATCCGGGCCGGGGCGCTCGACGTCCACCAGCGCGGCGCGGATCAGGTCCTTGTTCTCCCGCACGACCCTCGCCGCGACGGCGTCCCCGGGCGCGGTGAACGGGACGAAGCAGACCTTCCCGTCGACGCGCCCCACCCCGTCGCCGCCGGCGGCGAGGCTCTCGATCTCGAGGCGGATCACCTTCTCTCCCACGCTCCGGCTCCGGCGGTTAAGTTTTGCCAACCAGCGGCGAAACAGGTTAACACGGAGGTCCCGGCGCGGCCACTCGGCCCCGCCGCGCGAGAACATGAACGAACGCACGGGCGACAGATCGGATCTCGGGGGCGCGAGCAGGGGCGCGAAGGACGGGCCGCCGGCGCGGTCGGCCGACGTCGTCCGCTACGATCCGCTCGAGGCGTTCCTGCGGGAGATCCAGCAGTACCCGCTGCTCGGTCCCGAGGACGAGCGGATGCTCGCCGAGAAGTACGTGGCGACCGGCGACGTCCAGGCGGCCGCGCGGCTCGTGACCTCCAACCTCCGCCTGGTCGTGAAGATCGCCTTCGAGTACCGGCGCGCCTACCGCAACATCATGGACCTCGTCCAGGAGGGCAACATCGGCCTCATGCACGCGGTCAAGAAGTTCGACCCGACGCGCGGGGTCAAGCTGTCGTCGTACGCCGCGTGGTGGATCCGCGCGTACATCCTGCGCTTCATCCTGAACAACTGGCGCCTCGTGAAGCTCGGCACGACCCAGTCCCAGCGCAAGCTCTTCTTCAACCTCAACAAGGAGCGCCAGCGGCTCCGGTCGATGGGGATCGAGCCCACCTCCGCCGCGCTCGCCGAGCGCATGGGCGTCGCCGAGCGCGAGGTCGACGACATGGAGCGGCGCCTCAAGGCGGACGACGTGTCGCTGGACGCCGAGATCAACGACGCCGAGGGCCGATCGCTCACGCGGCTCGACCTGATCGCCGATCCGGGCGCGCTCCAGGACAGCCTCTTCCAGGACGCCGACTTCGACGACGCCTTCAAGAAGCGGCTGCACTCCTTCGGCGCCCAGCTCACCGGCAAGGAGCAGTTCATCTTCCAGAACCGCCTCGTCGGGGGCGACCCGCTCACGCTCCAGGAGATCGGCGACAAGTTCGGCGTGAGCCGCGAGCGCATCCGGCAGATCGAGCGGCGGCTCCTGGACAAGCTGCGCAGCTACCTCACGTCGGAGATGCCCGGTTTCTTCGACGGGGAGGAGGTCTCGTGACGGCGACCGCCCGCGGCGGCGGCACGCTCCACGTCGTCGCGACGCCTATCGGGAACCTCGAAGACGTCTCCCCTCGGGCGCTCAGGACGCTGCGCGAGGTCGCGCTCATCGCCGCCGAGGACACCCGGGTCACCGCGAGGCTGCTCGCCCGCTACGGCGTGCGGACGCCGTGCCGGAGCTTCAGGGAGCAGAACGCGGCGCGCGCGATCCCCGGGCTCATGGAGCGGCTCGCGGCGGGCGACGACGTCGCGCTCGTATGCGACGCGGGGACCCCCGGGATCTCCGACCCCGGCGTGGCGCTCGTCGAGGCCGCGGCGGAGGCGGGCTTTTGCGTCTCCCCTATCCCCGGCCCGTCCGCGCTCGCGGCCGCGATCTCGGTCGCCGCGCTGCCGGGCGACGGGGTCCGCTTCGTCGGGTTCCTCCCACGCTCCGGCAGGAACCGGCGCGAGCGGATCGCCGAGCTCGCCGCGGATCGCTCGTGCACCGTCCTCTACGAGTCGCCGGCCCGCCTCGCGGCGACGCTGCGCGATCTCGCGGGGGCCTGCGGCGAAAGGCGCGCGGTCGTGATGCGCGAGCTGACCAAGATCCACGAGGAGATCGCCCGGGGCACGCTCATAGCGCTCGCGGCGCGGTTCGAGGGCGGGACGCGCGGGGAGATCGTCGTCGCCGTGGCCGGCGCCCCGAAGGCGGCGCCCGCGGCGGTGGGCGACGATACGCTTCGACTGGCCGTCGCGGAGCACCTCGCCGCCGGCATGTCCGCCCGCGACGCCTCTGCGGCCGTCGCCGTCGCGCTCGGCGTGCCTAGAAAGCGGGCGTACGCGGCGGCGGTCGCGGCGGCTGGGAGACGGTCATCGGTTTGATGCTTCGAGAAACTGCGAGGTCGGCCTCTTGCTCGCCATGAAAGAGGTCGACGTGAGCGAGGCGATCGCGAAAGCGTGCTCCGAACGCGGTACCAACTCACCCGTCGACCGGTCGCGTGTTACTTTTTCTTGGGAGGCGATTTGGTCTTCCCCGGGGGCTTGGGCGCTCCGAGATCTTCGACCGCCTCGGCGAATTCCTTCACGAGACCGGGTTTCAACCGGAACACTTCGACGCCCCCTCCCCGAACGGTGTAGGCGTCGGGAATGAAGACCTCATCCTTGCCGTAGTCGACGGCGACGGTGCCGTCGCCACCCTTTTCGTAGTTCAGCTTCAGGCAGCGGAACATCAGCTCTCGCCCCTCTCGGGACAGCTGATTGAGGTTGGCGAGAGTCGCCGGAAGAACGCTCCGACTTGGTTTCTGTTCTCTTTGGACTATTTTTCTGACCATCT
It encodes the following:
- a CDS encoding RNA polymerase factor sigma-32, encoding MNERTGDRSDLGGASRGAKDGPPARSADVVRYDPLEAFLREIQQYPLLGPEDERMLAEKYVATGDVQAAARLVTSNLRLVVKIAFEYRRAYRNIMDLVQEGNIGLMHAVKKFDPTRGVKLSSYAAWWIRAYILRFILNNWRLVKLGTTQSQRKLFFNLNKERQRLRSMGIEPTSAALAERMGVAEREVDDMERRLKADDVSLDAEINDAEGRSLTRLDLIADPGALQDSLFQDADFDDAFKKRLHSFGAQLTGKEQFIFQNRLVGGDPLTLQEIGDKFGVSRERIRQIERRLLDKLRSYLTSEMPGFFDGEEVS
- the rsmI gene encoding 16S rRNA (cytidine(1402)-2'-O)-methyltransferase, with amino-acid sequence MTATARGGGTLHVVATPIGNLEDVSPRALRTLREVALIAAEDTRVTARLLARYGVRTPCRSFREQNAARAIPGLMERLAAGDDVALVCDAGTPGISDPGVALVEAAAEAGFCVSPIPGPSALAAAISVAALPGDGVRFVGFLPRSGRNRRERIAELAADRSCTVLYESPARLAATLRDLAGACGERRAVVMRELTKIHEEIARGTLIALAARFEGGTRGEIVVAVAGAPKAAPAAVGDDTLRLAVAEHLAAGMSARDASAAVAVALGVPRKRAYAAAVAAAGRRSSV